A single region of the Brassica rapa cultivar Chiifu-401-42 chromosome A03, CAAS_Brap_v3.01, whole genome shotgun sequence genome encodes:
- the APK gene encoding integrin-linked protein kinase 1 isoform X1, with protein MANIAGQLKRGISRQLSSVSLRRTFSRQFTRQASHDPRRINMRFSFGRQSSLDPIRRSPEGSGHPQLAVPDNLDATMQLLFVACRGDVEGVQDLLDEGIDVNSIDLDGRTALHIAACEGHVDVVKLLLTRKANIDARDRWGSTAAADAKYYGNMDVYNILKARGAKVPKTKKTPMVVANPRHVPDYELNPQELQVRKADGISKGIYQVAKWNGTKVSVKILDKDLYKDHDTINAFKHELTLFEKVRHPNVVQFVGAVTQNVPMMIVSEYHPKGDLGSYLQKKGRLSPSKVLRFALDIARGMNYLHECKPEPVIHCDLKPKNIMLDNGGLLKVAGFGLISFEKLSSDKSKVLNHGAHIDLSNYCVAPEVYRDEIFDRSADSYSFGVVLYEMIEGVQPFHPKPPEEAVKLMCLEGRRPSFKAKTKSCPEEMRELIEECWDVKAVVRPTFSEIIVRLDRIFVQCSKQGWWKDTFKFPWK; from the exons ATGGCGAACATCGCGGGACAGCTGAAACGCGGAATCTCGAGGCAACTCTCATCTGTATCGCTCCGCCGGACGTTCAGCCGCCAGTTCACGCGCCAGGCGTCGCACGATCCTCGCCGTATCAATATGCGGTTCAGCTTCGGCAGGCAATCTTCTCTCGATCCGATTCGAAGGAGTCCGGAAGGTTCTGGCCATCCGCAGCTCGCCGTCCCCGATAACCTCGACGCCACTATGCAGCTCCTCTTCGTGGCTTGTAGAGGAGACGTTGAAGGCGTCCAGGATCTGCTAGACGAAGGGATCGACGTGAATAGTATTGATCTTGATGGTCGTACCGCGCTTCATATAGCTGCCTGTGAAGGTCATGTGGATGTTGTGAAGCTTTTGCTGACTAGGAAGGCTAATATCGATGCTCGTGATCGTTGGGGAAGCACG GCAGCTGCCGATGCTAAGTACTATGGTAACATGGACGTTTACAACATCTTGAAAGCCCGTGGAGCCAAAGTTCCg aAAACGAAAAAGACACCAATGGTTGTGGCCAATCCTCGTCATGTTCCTGATTACGAGTTAAATCCACAAGAACTTCAAGTTCGGAAAGCTGATGGTATCTCAAAG GGAATATATCAAGTGGCTAAATGGAATGGGACTAAAGTATCTGTAAAGATACTTGATAAGGATCTCTACAAGGATCATGATACCAT AAACGCCTTCAAACACGAACTTACTTTATTCGAAAAGGTTCGTCATCCTAATGTTGTGCAATTTGTTGGAGCTGTTACTCAAAATGTCCCCATGATGATTGTGTCTGAGTATCATCCTAAA GGTGACCTTGGGAGCTATCTTCAAAAGAAAGGGCGCCTTTCTCCATCCAAAGTTCTAAGATTTGCCCTCGATATAGCCAG GGGAATGAACTATCTTCACGAGTGTAAACCAGAACCAGTAATCCACTGTGATCTAAAACCCAA AAATATTATGCTCGATAATGGAGGACTTTTGAAGGTGGCTGGATTTGGTTTGATAAGTTTTGAAAAGTTATCATCAGATAAATCAAAAGTTCTTAATCACGGGGCACATATAGACCTTTCAA ATTACTGTGTGGCACCTGAGGTTTACAGAGATGAAATATTTGACAGAAGTGCGGATTCATACTCTTTTGGTGTCGTGTTATATGAG ATGATTGAAGGAGTACAACCTTTCCATCCTAAGCCCCCAGAAGAGGCAGTGAAGCTAATGTGTTTGGAAGGACGAAGACCTTCGTTTAAGGCCAAGACCAAAAGTTGTCCCGAAGAGATGAGAGA GTTGATTGAGGAGTGCTGGGATGTGAAAGCTGTTGTTAGGCCGACATTTTCTGAGATTATAGTTCGACTGGACAGGATCTTTGTACAATGCTCAAAACAAGGATGGTGGAAAGATACATTCAAGTTTCCTTG gAAATAG
- the APK gene encoding integrin-linked protein kinase 1 isoform X3 produces the protein MANIAGQLKRGISRQLSSVSLRRTFSRQFTRQASHDPRRINMRFSFGRQSSLDPIRRSPEGSGHPQLAVPDNLDATMQLLFVACRGDVEGVQDLLDEGIDVNSIDLDGRTALHIAACEGHVDVVKLLLTRKANIDARDRWGSTAAADAKYYGNMDVYNILKARGAKVPKTKKTPMVVANPRHVPDYELNPQELQVRKADGISKGIYQVAKWNGTKVSVKILDKDLYKDHDTINAFKHELTLFEKVRHPNVVQFVGAVTQNVPMMIVSEYHPKGDLGSYLQKKGRLSPSKVLRFALDIARGMNYLHECKPEPVIHCDLKPKNIMLDNGGLLKVAGFGLISFEKLSSDKSKVLNHGAHIDLSNYCVAPEVYRDEIFDRSADSYSFGVVLYEVCILWFLSTSILSV, from the exons ATGGCGAACATCGCGGGACAGCTGAAACGCGGAATCTCGAGGCAACTCTCATCTGTATCGCTCCGCCGGACGTTCAGCCGCCAGTTCACGCGCCAGGCGTCGCACGATCCTCGCCGTATCAATATGCGGTTCAGCTTCGGCAGGCAATCTTCTCTCGATCCGATTCGAAGGAGTCCGGAAGGTTCTGGCCATCCGCAGCTCGCCGTCCCCGATAACCTCGACGCCACTATGCAGCTCCTCTTCGTGGCTTGTAGAGGAGACGTTGAAGGCGTCCAGGATCTGCTAGACGAAGGGATCGACGTGAATAGTATTGATCTTGATGGTCGTACCGCGCTTCATATAGCTGCCTGTGAAGGTCATGTGGATGTTGTGAAGCTTTTGCTGACTAGGAAGGCTAATATCGATGCTCGTGATCGTTGGGGAAGCACG GCAGCTGCCGATGCTAAGTACTATGGTAACATGGACGTTTACAACATCTTGAAAGCCCGTGGAGCCAAAGTTCCg aAAACGAAAAAGACACCAATGGTTGTGGCCAATCCTCGTCATGTTCCTGATTACGAGTTAAATCCACAAGAACTTCAAGTTCGGAAAGCTGATGGTATCTCAAAG GGAATATATCAAGTGGCTAAATGGAATGGGACTAAAGTATCTGTAAAGATACTTGATAAGGATCTCTACAAGGATCATGATACCAT AAACGCCTTCAAACACGAACTTACTTTATTCGAAAAGGTTCGTCATCCTAATGTTGTGCAATTTGTTGGAGCTGTTACTCAAAATGTCCCCATGATGATTGTGTCTGAGTATCATCCTAAA GGTGACCTTGGGAGCTATCTTCAAAAGAAAGGGCGCCTTTCTCCATCCAAAGTTCTAAGATTTGCCCTCGATATAGCCAG GGGAATGAACTATCTTCACGAGTGTAAACCAGAACCAGTAATCCACTGTGATCTAAAACCCAA AAATATTATGCTCGATAATGGAGGACTTTTGAAGGTGGCTGGATTTGGTTTGATAAGTTTTGAAAAGTTATCATCAGATAAATCAAAAGTTCTTAATCACGGGGCACATATAGACCTTTCAA ATTACTGTGTGGCACCTGAGGTTTACAGAGATGAAATATTTGACAGAAGTGCGGATTCATACTCTTTTGGTGTCGTGTTATATGAGGTGTGTATCTTATGGTTCCTCTCAACGTCAA TCTTGTCGGTTTAG
- the LOC103857400 gene encoding probable E3 ubiquitin-protein ligase ARI11 produces MDYSDDDGMVDTDSGEESLLSDNQVDSDYEFTDQDVDNASTSKRSQISYFKEEDVRKHQRTDIEQVSTVLSISQVEAIVLLLHYQWNVSKVEDEWFTDEKKVRELVGMLKEPVVDLNDREVNIECGICFDSYTQKEVTTLSCGHPYCNVCWTGYITTTINDGPGCLTVKCPEPSCSAVTACQYMVDKVITDKELKEKYYRYFVRSYVEASGNKIKWCPSPGCEYAIDFASGSRSEHYDVSCLCSYEFCWNCGEDAHRPVDCDTVSKWISKNTDESENTNWILANTKPCPNCKRQIEKSMGCNHMGCSICKHSFCWNCLGPMKGHRNCHKFKGGNETDVKRKRAKRAIDRYMHYYERWASNQSSRLIAMADLKKLQSVQLKWLSIRQGTTESQLQFTVEAWRQIIECRRVLKWTYAYGYYLPEEEQTKKEFFEYLQGEAEAGLERLHHCAEEELKHFVFETQDSSKNFGDFRRKLTGLTEATKTYFENLVKALENGLADVALSESSKSKTKSKPATKRRKLK; encoded by the exons ATGGATTATTCCGATGATGATGGCATGGTCGATACTGATTCAGGTGAGGAGAGTTTATTGAGTGACAACCAGGTAGATTCCGATTATGAATTCACCGATCAAGACGTGGACAACGCTTCAACATCCAAACGATCTCAGATAAGTTACTTCAAGGAAGAAGACGTTCGCAAGCATCAAAGGACCGATATTGAACAAGTTTCCACGGTTCTCTCGATAAGCCAAGTCGAAGCAATCGTTCTGCTTCTTCACTACCAGTGGAATGTTAGTAAAGTCGAAGATGAATGGTTTACGGACGAAAAGAAAGTCCGTGAACTCGTTGGTATGTTGAAGGAGCCTGTAGTTGATCTTAACGACAGAGAAGTGAATATTGAATGTGGAATTTGCTTTGATTCATATACTCAGAAGGAAGTGACAACACTTTCTTGTGGTCATCCTTATTGCAATGTTTGTTGGACTGGTTACATCACTACGACAATCAATGACGGTCCGGGATGTTTGACAGTTAAGTGTCCTGAACCTTCTTGTTCTGCCGTGACAGCATGTCAATATATGGTCGATAAGGTAATAACCGATAAGGAACTTAAGGAGAAGTACTATAGATACTTTGTTAGATCTTATGTAGAAGCTAGCGGAAATAAGATTAAATGGTGTCCATCACCTGGATGCGAATACGCGATTGATTTTGCAAGTGGAAGTAGAAGTGAACACTACGATGTTTCTTGTTTGTGTTCTTATGAATTCTGCTGGAACTGCGGTGAAGACGCTCACCGTCCTGTGGATTGCGACACAGTGTCAAAATGGATAAGTAAGAACACTGATGAATCCGAGAACACGAACTGGATACTTGCGAATACAAAGCCTTGTCCTAATTGCAAACGTCAGATCGAGAAGAGCATGGGATGTAACCATATGGGATGCTCGATTTGTAAACACAGTTTTTGTTGGAATTGTCTTGGTCCAATGAAAGGTCACAGGAATTGCCACAAGTTTAAGGGTGGTAATGAGACTGATGTTAAGAGAAAAAGGGCGAAAAGGGCAATCGATAGATACATGCATTATTATGAAAGATGGGCAAGCAACCAATCTTCGAGGCTAATAGCTATGGCAGATTTGAAGAAATTGCAGTCGGTGCAGCTTAAGTGGCTTAGTATCAGACAAGGCACAACAGAATCTCAGCTCCAGTTCACAGTAGAGGCATGGCGTCAG ATCATTGAATGTAGAAGGGTTTTGAAATGGACATATGCATATGGATACTACCTTCCTGAGGAGGAACAAACCAAGAAAGAGTTTTTCGAGTATTTGCAAGGGGAAGCTGAAGCTGGTTTGGAGAGGCTACATCATTGTGCAGAAGAGGAGTTGAAACATTTTGTCTTCGAAACTCAAGATTCATCCAAAAATTTTGGTGACTTCCGGAGGAAGCTAACTGGTTTGACTGAAGCAACCAAAACTTACTTCGAAAATCTAGTGAAAGCTTTGGAGAATGGTCTTGCTGATGTAGCACTTAGTGAGAGCagcaaatcaaaaacaaaatcgaAACCTGCTACCAAAAGACGAAAGCTGAAGTGA
- the APK gene encoding integrin-linked protein kinase 1 isoform X2 has product MANIAGQLKRGISRQLSSVSLRRTFSRQFTRQASHDPRRINMRFSFGRQSSLDPIRRSPEGSGHPQLAVPDNLDATMQLLFVACRGDVEGVQDLLDEGIDVNSIDLDGRTALHIAACEGHVDVVKLLLTRKANIDARDRWGSTAAADAKYYGNMDVYNILKARGAKVPKTKKTPMVVANPRHVPDYELNPQELQVRKADGISKGIYQVAKWNGTKVSVKILDKDLYKDHDTINAFKHELTLFEKVRHPNVVQFVGAVTQNVPMMIVSEYHPKGDLGSYLQKKGRLSPSKVLRFALDIARGMNYLHECKPEPVIHCDLKPKNIMLDNGGLLKVAGFGLISFEKLSSDKSKVLNHGAHIDLSNYCVAPEVYRDEIFDRSADSYSFGVVLYEMIEGVQPFHPKPPEEAVKLMCLEGRRPSFKAKTKSCPEEMRELIEECWDVKAVVRPTFSEIIVRLDRIFVQCSKQGWWKDTFKFPW; this is encoded by the exons ATGGCGAACATCGCGGGACAGCTGAAACGCGGAATCTCGAGGCAACTCTCATCTGTATCGCTCCGCCGGACGTTCAGCCGCCAGTTCACGCGCCAGGCGTCGCACGATCCTCGCCGTATCAATATGCGGTTCAGCTTCGGCAGGCAATCTTCTCTCGATCCGATTCGAAGGAGTCCGGAAGGTTCTGGCCATCCGCAGCTCGCCGTCCCCGATAACCTCGACGCCACTATGCAGCTCCTCTTCGTGGCTTGTAGAGGAGACGTTGAAGGCGTCCAGGATCTGCTAGACGAAGGGATCGACGTGAATAGTATTGATCTTGATGGTCGTACCGCGCTTCATATAGCTGCCTGTGAAGGTCATGTGGATGTTGTGAAGCTTTTGCTGACTAGGAAGGCTAATATCGATGCTCGTGATCGTTGGGGAAGCACG GCAGCTGCCGATGCTAAGTACTATGGTAACATGGACGTTTACAACATCTTGAAAGCCCGTGGAGCCAAAGTTCCg aAAACGAAAAAGACACCAATGGTTGTGGCCAATCCTCGTCATGTTCCTGATTACGAGTTAAATCCACAAGAACTTCAAGTTCGGAAAGCTGATGGTATCTCAAAG GGAATATATCAAGTGGCTAAATGGAATGGGACTAAAGTATCTGTAAAGATACTTGATAAGGATCTCTACAAGGATCATGATACCAT AAACGCCTTCAAACACGAACTTACTTTATTCGAAAAGGTTCGTCATCCTAATGTTGTGCAATTTGTTGGAGCTGTTACTCAAAATGTCCCCATGATGATTGTGTCTGAGTATCATCCTAAA GGTGACCTTGGGAGCTATCTTCAAAAGAAAGGGCGCCTTTCTCCATCCAAAGTTCTAAGATTTGCCCTCGATATAGCCAG GGGAATGAACTATCTTCACGAGTGTAAACCAGAACCAGTAATCCACTGTGATCTAAAACCCAA AAATATTATGCTCGATAATGGAGGACTTTTGAAGGTGGCTGGATTTGGTTTGATAAGTTTTGAAAAGTTATCATCAGATAAATCAAAAGTTCTTAATCACGGGGCACATATAGACCTTTCAA ATTACTGTGTGGCACCTGAGGTTTACAGAGATGAAATATTTGACAGAAGTGCGGATTCATACTCTTTTGGTGTCGTGTTATATGAG ATGATTGAAGGAGTACAACCTTTCCATCCTAAGCCCCCAGAAGAGGCAGTGAAGCTAATGTGTTTGGAAGGACGAAGACCTTCGTTTAAGGCCAAGACCAAAAGTTGTCCCGAAGAGATGAGAGA GTTGATTGAGGAGTGCTGGGATGTGAAAGCTGTTGTTAGGCCGACATTTTCTGAGATTATAGTTCGACTGGACAGGATCTTTGTACAATGCTCAAAACAAGGATGGTGGAAAGATACATTCAAGTTTCCTTGGTAA
- the LOC103857401 gene encoding acetolactate synthase small subunit 2, chloroplastic isoform X2 — translation MAAISASSSPSLLSLRSSSSPALTPSTRRVSFPSKISHFSGNSNRDNETGKRVERIVRSVNERVSDAPPTSKVRKHTISVFVGDESGMINRIAGVFARRGYNIESLAVGLNRDKALFTIVVSGTERVLQQVIEQLQKLVNVLKVEDISSEPQVERELMLVKVNAHPEYRAEIMWLVDTFRAKVVDIAEHALTIEVTGDPGKMIAVERNLKKFEIREIVRTGKIALRREKMGATAPFWRFSAASYPDLKEQAPVNVLRGSKTGAIVPPSETTAGGDVYPVESTSDLKVQRVLDAHWGLLTDEDTSGLRSHTLSLLVNDVPGVLNLVTGVFARRGYNIQSLAVGHAEAQGISRITTVVPATDESVSKLVQQLYKLVDVHEVHDLTHLPFSERELMLIKIAVNAAARRDVLDIASIFRAKAVDVSDHTITLQLTGDLDKMVALQRLLEPYGICEVARTGRVALARESGVDSKYLRGYSFPLSG, via the exons ATGGCTGCCATTTCCGCAAGCTCTTCCCCATCCCTTCTCTCCTTGAGATCCTCATCTTCCCCCGCTCTCACACCCTCGACGCGGCGGGTATCATTCCCTTCGAAGATTTCTCATTTCTCCGGAAATTCAAACCGAGACAACGAAACGGGAAAGAGAGTGGAGAGAATCGTTAGAAGCGTCAACGAGAGGGTCTCCGATGCTCCACCAACGTCGAA GGTGAGGAAGCACACGATCTCAGTGTTCGTTGGAGACGAAAGCGGGATGATAAACAGGATCGCAGGAGTCTTTGCGAGGAGAGGTTACAACATCGAGAGTCTTGCTGTTGGTCTCAACAGAGACAAGGCTTTATTCACCATTGTTGTCTCTGGAACCGAAAGGGTGCTTCAGCAGGTCATCGAGCAGCTTCAGAAGCTCGTTAATGTTCTCAAG GTTGAAGATATCTCGAGTGAACCGCAAGTGGAGCGTGAACTGATGCTTGTCAAAGTGAATGCACATCCGGAATACAGGGCTGAG ATCATGTGGCTTGTTGACACATTCAGAGCAAAAGTTGTAGATATTGCGGAACACGCATTGACTATTGAG GTAACTGGAGATCCTGGGAAAATGATTGCTGTcgaaagaaatttgaaaaagtttGAGATCAGAGAGATTGTCAGGACAGGAAAG ATAGCACTGAGAAGGGAAAAGATGGGTGCTACTGCTCCATTTTGGCGATTCTCAGCAGCATCCTATCCAGATCTCAAGGAGCAAGCACCTGTTAATGTTCTTCGAGGTAGCAAAACAGGAGCTATAGTCCCTCCAAGTGAAACAACAGCAGGG GGAGATGTTTATCCCGTTGAGTCAACTTCTGACCTAAAGGTACAACGTGTTCTTGACGCTCACTGGGGACTTCTCACGGACGAAGAT ACGAGTGGACTACGGTCACATACTCTATCTTTGCTTGTAAACGATGTTCCAGGAGTCCTTAATCTTGTAACTGGTGTTTTCGCTCGAAGGGGATACAATATTCAG AGTTTGGCGGTAGGACATGCTGAAGCACAGGGCATTTCACGCATTACAACAGTTGTTCCTGCAACAGATGAATCAGTCAGCAAATTAGTGCAGCAACTTTATAAACTCGTTGATGTGCATGAG GTCCATGATCTTACTCACTTGCCATTTTCTGAAAGAGAACTGATGCTGATTAAGATTGCTGTGAACGCTGCTGCAAGAAGAGATGTTCTGGACATTGCTAGTATTTTCAGGGCAAAAGCTGTTGACGTATCCGATCATACAATTACTTTGCAG CTTACTGGGGATCTTGACAAGATGGTTGCACTGCAGAGGTTGTTGGAACCTTACGGTATATGCGAG GTTGCAAGAACAGGGCGTGTGGCATTGGCTCGTGAATCAGGAGTGGACTCTAAGTATCTTCGTGGATACTCCTTCCCTTTAAGTGGTTAA
- the LOC103857401 gene encoding acetolactate synthase small subunit 2, chloroplastic isoform X1 translates to MAAISASSSPSLLSLRSSSSPALTPSTRRVSFPSKISHFSGNSNRDNETGKRVERIVRSVNERVSDAPPTSKVRKHTISVFVGDESGMINRIAGVFARRGYNIESLAVGLNRDKALFTIVVSGTERVLQQVIEQLQKLVNVLKVEDISSEPQVERELMLVKVNAHPEYRAEIMWLVDTFRAKVVDIAEHALTIEVTGDPGKMIAVERNLKKFEIREIVRTGKIALRREKMGATAPFWRFSAASYPDLKEQAPVNVLRGSKTGAIVPPSETTAGGDVYPVESTSDLKVQRVLDAHWGLLTDEDHNGRGFRICLHYKSWTYLNNQTSGLRSHTLSLLVNDVPGVLNLVTGVFARRGYNIQSLAVGHAEAQGISRITTVVPATDESVSKLVQQLYKLVDVHEVHDLTHLPFSERELMLIKIAVNAAARRDVLDIASIFRAKAVDVSDHTITLQLTGDLDKMVALQRLLEPYGICEVARTGRVALARESGVDSKYLRGYSFPLSG, encoded by the exons ATGGCTGCCATTTCCGCAAGCTCTTCCCCATCCCTTCTCTCCTTGAGATCCTCATCTTCCCCCGCTCTCACACCCTCGACGCGGCGGGTATCATTCCCTTCGAAGATTTCTCATTTCTCCGGAAATTCAAACCGAGACAACGAAACGGGAAAGAGAGTGGAGAGAATCGTTAGAAGCGTCAACGAGAGGGTCTCCGATGCTCCACCAACGTCGAA GGTGAGGAAGCACACGATCTCAGTGTTCGTTGGAGACGAAAGCGGGATGATAAACAGGATCGCAGGAGTCTTTGCGAGGAGAGGTTACAACATCGAGAGTCTTGCTGTTGGTCTCAACAGAGACAAGGCTTTATTCACCATTGTTGTCTCTGGAACCGAAAGGGTGCTTCAGCAGGTCATCGAGCAGCTTCAGAAGCTCGTTAATGTTCTCAAG GTTGAAGATATCTCGAGTGAACCGCAAGTGGAGCGTGAACTGATGCTTGTCAAAGTGAATGCACATCCGGAATACAGGGCTGAG ATCATGTGGCTTGTTGACACATTCAGAGCAAAAGTTGTAGATATTGCGGAACACGCATTGACTATTGAG GTAACTGGAGATCCTGGGAAAATGATTGCTGTcgaaagaaatttgaaaaagtttGAGATCAGAGAGATTGTCAGGACAGGAAAG ATAGCACTGAGAAGGGAAAAGATGGGTGCTACTGCTCCATTTTGGCGATTCTCAGCAGCATCCTATCCAGATCTCAAGGAGCAAGCACCTGTTAATGTTCTTCGAGGTAGCAAAACAGGAGCTATAGTCCCTCCAAGTGAAACAACAGCAGGG GGAGATGTTTATCCCGTTGAGTCAACTTCTGACCTAAAGGTACAACGTGTTCTTGACGCTCACTGGGGACTTCTCACGGACGAAGAT CATAATGGTAGAGGCTTCAGAATCTGTTTGCATTATAAGAGTTGGACTTATTTGAACAATCAG ACGAGTGGACTACGGTCACATACTCTATCTTTGCTTGTAAACGATGTTCCAGGAGTCCTTAATCTTGTAACTGGTGTTTTCGCTCGAAGGGGATACAATATTCAG AGTTTGGCGGTAGGACATGCTGAAGCACAGGGCATTTCACGCATTACAACAGTTGTTCCTGCAACAGATGAATCAGTCAGCAAATTAGTGCAGCAACTTTATAAACTCGTTGATGTGCATGAG GTCCATGATCTTACTCACTTGCCATTTTCTGAAAGAGAACTGATGCTGATTAAGATTGCTGTGAACGCTGCTGCAAGAAGAGATGTTCTGGACATTGCTAGTATTTTCAGGGCAAAAGCTGTTGACGTATCCGATCATACAATTACTTTGCAG CTTACTGGGGATCTTGACAAGATGGTTGCACTGCAGAGGTTGTTGGAACCTTACGGTATATGCGAG GTTGCAAGAACAGGGCGTGTGGCATTGGCTCGTGAATCAGGAGTGGACTCTAAGTATCTTCGTGGATACTCCTTCCCTTTAAGTGGTTAA